From a single Brettanomyces bruxellensis chromosome 7, complete sequence genomic region:
- a CDS encoding uncharacterized protein (BUSCO:EOG09264R1U): MLAHIEVIARCSRPALRRKAGLRSLRVVKTISIQNRHKGTLQKPVKTQKEMIEELGKYISSREHDKDGYFIQKPNYTGKDFENSSFMKYMRQADKEGLQLVDEKLQLLAKASGVPVEELQQKLTEKVSMRLDEIKNSNKSVLNTIEDFKKNLGSIAESKSNVVDDILASLRYYGEQFENSELFEYLSHVDEKFADLVSETMKMEKASPASVAKLQSYADSGSPISRLSEKQVKVLANLIHYGKADVDETISGSGNSEMRKFTEEREKNIKDTTQLVRAMLAHFNAAPTLELSPLFRFFRKIDFKFSELISGYSNIDSEDTEALEAFFKRLVQYAANKSTPLRTVLDDKTSETYQKFQSLTEAPLPISLGDIYECLDARRDVSSSPVFVELQRVDPKFATLLQKRAGESMQSDASIGANQIEDYLKDEKNAICQALADVDCQDYRLLRGAVAKEQKLLEKRVSAKAMAEVLLQKGTDSEEFRLVATIDPEFGRAVQPLLGKTRDGDTAERAETIVASIDADPASAIHRALHNVDDEHWGSLVEAVQPDVSPSDRKNAEAGMSEKLDSAEMQKFKQEDQSALDSDVVGINNAYELVFQALDNLTREIRENQMDPVGPSVVERVAKLLRLNPSEQQKQEAEDILDLPLPSHKDEVLELCVNLIMKNGKKDQARKFVNRALYLIYLKTRSNPVDILKSALDTAAPLVITKTVKTGFAKNFIVPVPLTSRQRNRMAFLWILDSSDSRASNDFSVRLAEEILNVSEGNSRIMEKKALSHKLAIANRSYLRI, translated from the coding sequence ATGCTTGCACACATAGAAGTTATTGCAAGGTGTTCGAGGCCTGCACTTAGGAGAAAAGCGGGTTTGAGAAGTTTAAGAGTTGTGAAAACAATAAGTATTCAAAATAGACACAAAGGTACACTACAGAAGCCTGTGAAAACGCAGAAGGAGATGATTGAGGAGCTAGGAAAGTATATTAGCAGCAGAGAGCACGATAAGGATGGATATTTCATCCAGAAACCAAACTACACAGGAAAAGACTTTGAAAATTCATCATTTATGAAATACATGAGACAGGCCGACAAAGAAGGGCTCCAGTTGGTTGATGAGAAGTTGCAGTTGTTAGCCAAAGCAAGCGGGGTTCCGGTGGAAGAGTTACAGCAGAAGTTAACGGAAAAAGTGAGCATGAGGCTAGATGAGATTAAAAATTCCAATAAGAGTGTGTTGAACACGATTGAAGACTTCAAGAAGAACTTAGGCAGCATTGCCGAGAGTAAGAGCAATGTCGTAGATGATATTTTAGCGTCGTTGCGGTATTATGGCGAGCAGTTCGAGAACAGTGAGCTCTTTGAGTATTTGAGTCACGTGGATGAAAAGTTTGCGGATTTGGTTAGCGAAACgatgaaaatggagaaagcATCACCCGCGAGTGTGGCAAAGTTGCAGAGTTATGCAGACAGCGGTAGCCCAATAAGCAGGCTATCAGAGAAGCAGGTGAAGGTGCTTGCAAACTTGATTCACTACGGAAAAGCAGATGTTGACGAGACCATTTCTGGAAGTGGAAACAGTGAGATGAGGAAATTTACAGAGGAGAGAGAGAAGAACATTAAGGACACAACGCAGTTGGTGAGGGCAATGCTTGCGCACTTTAATGCGGCCCCAACTTTGGAATTGTCGCCCTTGTTTCGTTTTTTCCGCAAGATCGACTTCAAGTTTTCAGAATTGATCTCGGGCTACAGCAATATCGATTCGGAGGACACAGAGGCACTAGAAGCGTTTTTCAAGCGGCTCGTGCAGTATGCGGCAAACAAATCGACGCCTCTCCGGACTGTTCTTGATGACAAAACGTCCGAAACTTATCAGAAATTCCAATCTTTGACGGAAGCACCACTTCCGATCAGTCTAGGCGATATTTACGAGTGCCTCGATGCTCGCCGAGATGTTTCCAGCTCCCCGGTGTTTGTGGAATTGCAGCGTGTTGATCCAAAGTTCGCCACATTGCTGCAGAAACGGGCAGGTGAATCAATGCAGagcgacgcgtcgatcggcgCTAACCAGATTGAGGACTACTTGAAAGACGAGAAAAACGCCATTTGCCAGGCTCTGGCCGACGTGGACTGCCAGGACTATCGTCTTCTTCGGGGCGCGGTTGCCAAGGAGCAGAAATTGTTGGAAAAACGCGTTTCTGCAAAGGCGATGGCTGAGGTTTTGTTACAGAAGGGCACAGACAGTGAGGAGTTCCGACTCGTTGCGACGATCGACCCGGAGTTTGGCCGGGCTGTGCAGCCTTTGCTGGGAAAAACGCGGGACGGGGACACAGCAGAGAGGGCGGAGACAATCgtcgcgtcgatcgacgcagaCCCTGCGTCGGCGATCCACCGGGCGTTGCACAACGTGGATGACGAGCACTGGGGGTCACTTGTGGAGGCAGTGCAGCCGGATGTGTCCCCCTCCGACCGGAAAAACGCAGAAGCAGGCATGAGTGAGAAATTGGACAGCGCAGAAATGCAGAAATTCAAGCAGGAGGACCAAAGTGCGTTGGACTCGGATGTTGTGGGGATCAACAACGCGTACGAGCTTGTTTTCCAGGCGTTGGACAACCTGACGCGTGAGATACGCGAAAATCAGATGGATCCGGTGGGTCCTTCGGTAGTTGAGCGGGTTGCAAAGCTTTTGAGGCTAAATCCATCAGAGCAGCAAAAACAAGAAGCTGAAGACATCTTGGATCTACCGCTGCCTTCACACAAGGATGAGGTGCTTGAGTTGTGTGTGAACTTGATCATGAAGAACGGCAAGAAGGACCAGGCACGCAAGTTTGTGAACCGGGCTCTTTATCTCATCTACTTGAAGACTAGAAGCAACCCGGTCGATATTCTCAAGAGTGCATTGGACACAGCGGCGCCTTTGGTGATTACCAAGACTGTCAAGACGGGATTCGCCAAGAATTTCATTGTTCCGGTGCCGCTCACCTCGAGGCAAAGAAACCGTATGGCATTTCTTTGGATTTTAGACTCGAGTGATTCCAGAGCTTCCAACGACTTTTCCGTGCGTTTGGCCGAGGAAATCCTCAATGTTAGTGAGGGCAACTCTCGGAttatggagaagaaggcaCTTAGCCATAAGCTTGCTATTGCCAACCGGTCCTACTTGCGGATTTGA
- a CDS encoding uncharacterized protein (BUSCO:EOG09265DVA) — MPSNANEESSRRPQPQLGSVLGGSADGELLSSTDQHMGASGFIRQSSGSFLDNMIDDSQVEDSMDPEARREAADWTSERGLVTDIAENEQIAENGQQDEAGDDMVDEDGQKDDECQLAGGKDAFAGGIKELEGIGLVDIGNLATWTASSFKPGFGTKEMREDSPLSYWQSDGQQPHFITIHFSKKVSIERICMYLNYEEDESYTPSKILILSGSGDHDLVEVASREFVEPVGWQHVLFKGVRYDNLLKCRLIKICFLSNHQNGKDTHVRCIKVMSLQKNAGTHLDDANPSGVQSLHFTSVKLLSESVIR; from the coding sequence ATGCCAAGTAATGCAAATGAGGAGTCAAGCAGGCGGCCCCAGCCCCAGCTTGGGTCGGTTCTAGGCGGGTCTGCAGACGGAGAATTGTTATCATCGACCGATCAACATATGGGTGCATCTGGGTTTATTAGGCAGTCATCCGGGTCATTCTTGGACAACATGATTGATGATAGCCAAGTGGAAGACAGCATGGACCCGGAGGCCCGAAGAGAGGCCGCTGATTGGACCTCTGAGCGTGGATTGGTGACCGATATTGCAGAAAATGAGCAAATTGCAGAAAATGGGCAACAGGATGAGGCAGGAGACGATATGGTGGATGAGGATGGCCAGAAGGATGATGAATGCCAGCTGGCAGGTGGCAAGGATGCGTTTGCTGGTGGGATCAAGGAGCTGGAGGGCATTGGATTGGTGGATATTGGAAATTTGGCAACTTGGACAGCATCCAGCTTTAAGCCTGGATTTGGAACAAAAGAGATGCGGGAGGACTCTCCCCTCAGCTACTGGCAGAGTGACGGGCAGCAGCCACATTTCATCACGATTCACTTCTCGAAAAAAGTGTCGATCGAGCGCATTTGTATGTATCTGAATTATGAGGAAGACGAATCGTACACTCCGTCGAAAATCCTTATTCTTTCTGGTTCAGGGGACCACGACCTGGTTGAAGTTGCATCACGTGAATTTGTGGAGCCTGTTGGGTGGCAGCACGTGCTTTTTAAGGGGGTGCGGTACGACAACTTGTTGAAATGCCGGCTTATAAAGATATGCTTTTTAAGCAATCACCAAAACGGTAAGGATACACACGTGCGTTGTATTAAGGTGATGAGTCTGCAAAAGAATGCGGGAACGCATTTGGATGATGCAAATCCTTCTGGTGTGCAGAGTCTGCATTTTACAAGCGTGAAACTTTTGAGTGAGAGCGTAATTAGATGA